In a genomic window of Methanosarcina horonobensis HB-1 = JCM 15518:
- a CDS encoding glycosyltransferase family 4 protein, with product MKVLICASEYYPYGSGIANVAYNVVEQLKKMGIECSVCSPTGPDIKIPYLEGHGRLGLIHFWYKVSKYFKDKADDYDIIWLHYPLFIGKIPFKNSLVTVHSTAYGFMNENISPKFYYRLSYLLEKHCLNRFKGDVRFTGVSSKTCSELSKILPQDQYITRILNGVDTSIFKPAVSKDISRKKFNIPLDSKVILSVGRLVDHKMPFLMLGVFNELQKRTSDKYTLVIAGKGKLFEPLKEYSASHNIGNVLFLGFIPDSDLPDLYSCSDYFIITSKYEGGEPVLTIAEAMASGLPCIASPIPNFKIIESSKSGICVDFSDSKKAVELILNFIQKDNSECSIYARNYVVQNLDWGILADKYLNEFKRIVPE from the coding sequence ATGAAAGTCTTAATTTGCGCTTCAGAGTATTATCCTTATGGATCTGGGATAGCCAACGTTGCATATAATGTAGTGGAACAATTGAAAAAAATGGGTATCGAATGCAGTGTTTGCTCTCCCACTGGCCCTGATATCAAGATTCCATATTTAGAAGGACATGGACGCTTAGGCCTAATCCATTTTTGGTACAAAGTAAGTAAATATTTTAAAGATAAGGCTGATGACTATGATATAATCTGGTTGCATTATCCCTTATTTATTGGGAAGATTCCTTTTAAGAACTCTTTGGTAACTGTACATTCTACTGCCTATGGATTTATGAATGAGAATATCTCTCCCAAGTTTTATTACAGGCTTTCTTATTTGCTTGAGAAGCATTGTTTAAATAGATTTAAAGGAGATGTTCGATTTACAGGAGTAAGTTCAAAAACCTGTAGTGAACTGAGCAAAATATTACCACAAGATCAATATATAACACGTATTTTAAATGGAGTAGATACTTCCATTTTTAAACCAGCAGTATCAAAAGATATTTCACGAAAAAAGTTTAATATTCCTCTGGATTCGAAAGTTATTCTTTCTGTGGGAAGGTTAGTAGATCATAAAATGCCATTTCTGATGCTTGGTGTTTTTAACGAACTCCAAAAAAGGACTTCTGATAAATACACGCTCGTAATTGCGGGAAAAGGTAAGTTATTTGAGCCTTTAAAAGAGTACAGTGCCAGTCATAATATTGGTAATGTTCTTTTTCTTGGTTTTATCCCGGATAGTGATTTACCTGATCTTTATTCTTGTTCCGATTATTTCATAATCACCTCTAAATATGAGGGTGGTGAACCGGTTTTAACCATAGCAGAAGCAATGGCGTCTGGTTTACCTTGTATAGCTTCACCTATCCCGAATTTTAAAATTATAGAAAGCTCCAAAAGTGGAATATGTGTTGATTTTTCAGATAGCAAAAAAGCTGTAGAATTGATTCTTAATTTTATTCAAAAAGACAATTCTGAGTGCTCTATATATGCAAGAAATTATGTAGTCCAAAATTTGGATTGGGGTATACTTGCAGATAAATATCTGAATGAATTTAAAAGAATTGTTCCTGAGTAA
- a CDS encoding glycosyltransferase family 2 protein — MSNELLMDNNTQYSAHIENQRFREFSSQNITAILPVCNEEVSIGSIVLLTRLYADNVVVIDDGSTDRTTEVAKKAGAQVIVHKFNQGKAEALKTGFKIAVDLGADIIVTMDLNSQHNPADIPKLVAPIIKGDAEIVNGSRYLNHPGKNDSIYRRIGHTMQDTTAKMNLNLGITDTQSGFRAYAASTKDIFRFSGKKIAIENEMLADAGRSGIRITEVEIGAYNNSETSIRNPAKYMLGTLKTVVEDIENNRPLYLYSVPGFALATCGFYMGFKFMEAFFLGSANLNFGHTFLMVFLALIGVYMTLKGIVAHSMEGAFRQVDLV, encoded by the coding sequence ATGAGTAATGAACTGCTTATGGACAACAATACTCAGTACTCAGCCCATATAGAAAACCAGCGCTTCAGGGAGTTCTCCTCTCAAAATATAACTGCTATCCTTCCAGTCTGCAATGAAGAAGTTTCAATAGGGAGTATAGTTCTTCTCACCAGACTTTATGCAGACAATGTAGTAGTGATTGATGACGGCAGCACTGACCGCACTACTGAAGTCGCTAAGAAAGCTGGAGCTCAGGTGATTGTACACAAATTCAATCAGGGAAAAGCTGAAGCTCTCAAAACCGGATTTAAAATTGCAGTCGATCTGGGCGCAGATATTATAGTTACTATGGATTTGAACAGCCAGCACAACCCTGCTGATATCCCAAAGCTCGTTGCTCCTATCATCAAAGGTGATGCTGAGATAGTAAATGGCAGTCGCTATCTGAATCATCCGGGTAAAAATGACTCTATCTACCGTCGCATAGGTCACACCATGCAGGATACAACTGCAAAAATGAACTTAAACCTTGGAATTACTGACACGCAGAGCGGTTTCCGCGCCTACGCAGCCTCCACAAAAGACATTTTCCGCTTCAGCGGCAAAAAAATAGCCATAGAAAATGAAATGCTTGCTGACGCAGGGAGGTCAGGCATCCGTATTACCGAAGTAGAGATCGGAGCCTACAATAACTCCGAAACTTCAATCAGAAATCCGGCAAAGTACATGCTCGGCACCCTGAAGACTGTGGTTGAAGACATAGAAAACAACAGGCCTTTGTACCTCTACTCCGTGCCAGGTTTTGCCCTTGCAACATGTGGCTTTTATATGGGGTTCAAATTCATGGAAGCCTTTTTCCTGGGCAGTGCAAACCTTAATTTCGGGCATACCTTCCTGATGGTTTTCCTGGCCCTTATAGGAGTATATATGACTTTAAAAGGAATAGTAGCCCATTCGATGGAAGGAGCTTTCAGACAAGTAGATCTTGTTTGA
- a CDS encoding glycosyltransferase family 2 protein, with amino-acid sequence MNQERLKGTSIQLLLKKEGSHDVKGTSPQNVTVVLPAFNEEVSIGSIVLLTKHYCDSVIVVDDGSSDRTAAIARNAGAHVVVHEANKGKGAALKTGFKAAADLGADIIVTMDSDGQHNPADIPRLIAPIIDGYAEMVNGSRYLSHNDKNTPVYRRVGQTILDTATNMNSGLKITDSQSGFRAFAASTKDIFRFNAQGMAIESEMLADAGRFGLKIKEVEIGVRYDVDCSTISPVKHGLGVLVMVLKDVEFKRPLYFFTAPGIVLDAGGLIMGVMFLHNFTLGTGLYFGPTVLMVLLIIVGTFMTLTGILLHSVSAVARKTDVV; translated from the coding sequence ATGAATCAAGAACGGCTTAAGGGTACAAGCATCCAATTACTATTAAAAAAAGAGGGGAGTCATGATGTAAAAGGTACATCCCCTCAAAATGTTACCGTAGTTCTTCCTGCCTTCAACGAGGAAGTTTCCATTGGTAGCATAGTCCTTCTCACTAAACACTACTGCGACAGTGTAATCGTGGTTGATGACGGCAGTTCTGACCGCACAGCTGCAATCGCCAGGAACGCAGGCGCCCATGTGGTTGTTCACGAGGCTAACAAAGGCAAAGGAGCAGCCCTCAAGACCGGCTTTAAAGCCGCTGCCGACCTCGGTGCGGATATTATAGTTACTATGGACTCTGACGGTCAGCACAATCCTGCAGACATTCCCAGACTTATAGCCCCTATTATTGACGGCTATGCTGAAATGGTCAACGGCAGCCGCTATTTAAGCCATAATGATAAAAACACTCCAGTTTATCGTCGTGTCGGGCAGACAATCCTCGATACGGCCACAAATATGAATTCAGGTCTCAAGATTACAGATTCGCAGAGTGGTTTTCGTGCCTTTGCAGCCTCAACAAAAGATATCTTCCGCTTCAATGCGCAGGGTATGGCAATAGAAAGTGAAATGCTTGCCGATGCAGGTAGATTCGGATTAAAGATCAAGGAAGTGGAGATCGGGGTAAGGTATGATGTTGACTGTTCAACAATAAGCCCGGTAAAACATGGTTTAGGCGTCCTTGTTATGGTTTTAAAAGATGTCGAGTTTAAAAGGCCTCTTTATTTCTTCACAGCCCCAGGAATTGTTCTGGATGCAGGCGGTCTGATTATGGGTGTGATGTTTCTACATAATTTTACGCTTGGCACAGGTCTGTATTTTGGGCCTACGGTACTGATGGTCCTGCTTATTATTGTAGGGACTTTCATGACTTTGACAGGAATATTACTGCATTCTGTGTCTGCAGTTGCGAGGAAAACAGATGTGGTTTAA
- a CDS encoding SDR family NAD(P)-dependent oxidoreductase encodes MSKIVITGGAGFIGSHIAENLAKNGHEIVIVDNLDPYYSVDLKMKNVKTVLNSGDVTFVNADITDLSRMGQIIDSTVDYVYHEAAQAGVRISVEDPFKPNDVNVLGTLNVLKASLDAGVKKVINASSSSVYGKVKYLPFDEQHPTEPVSPYGVSKLAAEHYCRVFYEVYGLPTTSLRYFTVYGPRMRPDLAISIFTRKMLANEPITVFGDGEQTRDFTFIEDVVEANKRLLDNKITDGKVLNIGGGNRISVNCLIENLRSITGSKSEVIYAGKQKGDTEDTLAGVDLGNEMIGYRPLFNINKGLNNFVDWFKTEGDTHGFDKQVNVASPGSQKSVTSVVHLIESYKKHVLYNSN; translated from the coding sequence ATGTCCAAAATAGTTATCACAGGCGGTGCAGGTTTTATAGGCTCACATATTGCAGAAAACTTGGCAAAAAACGGACATGAGATTGTCATTGTAGATAACCTTGATCCTTATTATTCTGTTGATTTGAAAATGAAAAACGTAAAGACTGTTCTTAACAGTGGGGATGTCACTTTTGTTAATGCAGATATTACTGACCTTTCCAGGATGGGGCAGATTATTGATAGTACAGTGGACTATGTTTATCACGAAGCTGCCCAGGCAGGGGTAAGAATTTCAGTTGAAGACCCATTTAAGCCGAATGACGTGAATGTGCTGGGCACTTTGAATGTACTTAAGGCTTCTCTGGATGCGGGTGTAAAAAAGGTCATTAATGCTTCTTCTTCTTCTGTTTATGGAAAAGTAAAATATTTGCCTTTTGACGAGCAGCACCCAACAGAACCGGTATCTCCATACGGTGTTAGCAAATTAGCTGCAGAACACTACTGTAGAGTATTTTACGAAGTGTATGGGCTTCCAACTACTTCGTTACGTTATTTCACAGTATATGGACCAAGGATGAGACCTGATCTTGCAATATCAATATTCACTCGAAAAATGCTTGCGAATGAGCCTATTACTGTTTTTGGAGATGGAGAGCAAACCAGGGATTTTACATTTATTGAGGATGTCGTAGAAGCTAACAAGAGACTTCTTGACAATAAGATAACCGATGGAAAGGTTTTGAATATCGGTGGTGGAAACCGAATCAGTGTAAATTGTTTGATTGAAAACCTGAGATCGATTACCGGTTCAAAATCTGAAGTTATTTACGCAGGTAAACAAAAAGGAGATACAGAGGATACTCTTGCAGGTGTTGATCTGGGAAACGAAATGATTGGGTACAGACCGCTATTCAACATTAATAAAGGCTTGAATAATTTTGTAGACTGGTTTAAAACTGAGGGAGATACTCATGGGTTCGATAAACAAGTTAATGTTGCTTCACCAGGTTCGCAAAAGTCAGTGACTTCAGTTGTTCATTTAATTGAATCTTATAAAAAACATGTTTTGTATAATTCAAACTAA
- a CDS encoding glycosyltransferase family 4 protein produces MKILRVAPDIYPHTVGGFGIHIHEMSKEQVRLGHNVTVYTASEGVEPEYKADDGYYVRNFKPLIKVLGNSIMPSMLFNLLEEQSNYDIVHAHSHLFFSTNLSAVARQIGSTPLVITNHGLNSQTAPKWFQDFYTATGARLTFAAADKILCYTETEKQELVDLGIKSDKIGVIHNGIDTDLFIPARDPCFDKKDLLWVGRYAKGKGLDYLIDAFSILKTRHPDVTLTLVGKGPEKDHITQKVRDLDLESSIIMKDFVPNSEIVSMYQNSSVFVLPSLEEGVPRTILEAMSCGTPVVCSRLPQLVDIVEGCGLLVPVKDSQALADSISKVLSDSSLAEEFRENGRRKVVENHSWKDTVKKTVQLYKELI; encoded by the coding sequence TTGAAAATACTGCGAGTTGCACCTGATATATATCCTCACACGGTCGGTGGATTTGGTATACATATTCATGAAATGTCTAAAGAACAGGTCAGATTAGGGCATAATGTGACTGTATATACAGCTTCTGAAGGTGTCGAACCTGAGTACAAAGCGGATGATGGTTATTATGTCCGTAATTTCAAGCCACTTATAAAAGTACTTGGCAATTCCATTATGCCTTCCATGCTTTTTAACCTCCTCGAAGAGCAATCCAATTACGATATTGTCCATGCTCATTCACATCTTTTTTTCTCAACTAACCTGAGTGCAGTGGCCAGACAGATCGGCTCAACCCCTCTTGTTATAACTAATCATGGCCTGAATTCTCAGACTGCTCCGAAATGGTTTCAGGACTTTTACACTGCAACAGGTGCACGTCTAACCTTTGCAGCTGCCGATAAAATTCTCTGCTATACTGAGACCGAAAAACAGGAACTTGTTGATCTGGGGATAAAATCCGATAAAATTGGGGTAATCCACAATGGAATTGATACCGATCTATTTATCCCTGCCAGAGATCCCTGTTTTGATAAAAAGGACCTGCTCTGGGTCGGCAGATATGCAAAAGGAAAAGGCCTCGATTACCTTATAGATGCTTTCAGTATTTTGAAAACAAGACATCCTGATGTTACTCTTACTCTGGTTGGTAAAGGCCCGGAAAAAGACCACATTACCCAAAAAGTACGCGATCTGGACCTGGAAAGCAGTATTATCATGAAAGACTTTGTTCCGAATTCCGAGATCGTAAGCATGTACCAGAATTCAAGCGTTTTTGTACTTCCAAGCCTTGAGGAAGGAGTTCCAAGGACGATTCTTGAAGCAATGTCCTGCGGGACCCCTGTTGTTTGTTCCAGATTACCCCAGCTTGTTGATATTGTTGAGGGCTGCGGGTTGCTAGTGCCTGTAAAAGACTCTCAAGCCCTTGCAGACAGCATTTCGAAAGTGCTTTCGGACTCCTCTCTCGCAGAAGAATTCCGGGAAAACGGGAGAAGAAAGGTAGTTGAAAATCATTCGTGGAAAGACACAGTGAAGAAAACGGTCCAGCTTTACAAAGAGTTGATCTAA